A part of Odontesthes bonariensis isolate fOdoBon6 chromosome 23, fOdoBon6.hap1, whole genome shotgun sequence genomic DNA contains:
- the LOC142373868 gene encoding aquaporin-8-like, with protein MGVEKMEMEDVDSALMKRGEKPPMSKPRNKYERLYQPCLAEIVGTMFFVFIGCVSVIENVPAGGRLQPALVHGLAVAVMVAVMDNISGAHFNPPFTIAIYLCGGIELMMVGPYLVSQLIGGVLGAGMAKLMTPVERYNNATGAAFDILKSESQLYRAIFGEVAMTCLVTMVVLLVAVNDKTKNPLAPFLVGCTVIINILAGGDISGCCLNPARAFGPAVMTNYWTYHWVYWVGPIGGGLLAAALLRLILGDNKLRVVMRS; from the exons ATGGGTGTAGAGAAAATGGAAATGGAAGACGTGGATTCTGCTCTTATGAAAAGGGGGGAGAAACCACCGATGTCCAAGCCTCGCAACAAATATGAGAGATTATACCAACCATGCCTGGCTGAAATTGTCGGgaccatgttttttgttttcattggcTGCGTGTCAGTCATTGAGAACGTGCCAGCGGGTGGACGGCTGCAGCCAGCCCTGGTGCACGGGCTGGCTGTGGCAGTGATGGTGGCTGTCATGGACAACATTAG TGGTGCCCATTTCAACCCTCCCTTCACTATTGCCATCTACTTGTGTGGAGGCATAGAGCTGATGATGGTAGGTCCCTACCTTGTCAGCCAGCTGATTGGAGGAGTGCTTGGAGCTGGAATGGCCAAG CTGATGACCCCTGTCGAACGCTACAACAACGCGACCGGAGCAGCATTTGATATCCTCAAGTCAGAGAGCCAGCTGTACAGGGCCATCTTCGGTGAGGTGGCCATGACCTGCCTGGTGACCATGGTGGTGCTGCTGGTGGCGGTCAACGACAAGACGAAAAACCCACTCGCCCCGTTTCTGGTGGGCTGCACCGTCATCATCAACATCTTGGCAGG GGGGGACATCTCAGGGTGCTGTCTGAATCCTGCTCGGGCTTTCGGTCCGGCTGTGATGACCAACTACTGGACCTACCACTGGGTGTACTGGGTGGGGCCCATTGGAGGAGGTCTGCTGGCCGCTGCTTTGCTCAG GCTCATCCTAGGAGATAATAAGTTACGAGTAGTTATGAGGTCGTAA
- the hbae5 gene encoding hemoglobin, alpha embryonic 5, translating to MSLTEKDRDAVKALWAKVAKSADAIGADALGRMIVVYPQTKTYFAHWPEIGYGSAPVKKHGKVIMTGVAQAVAKIDDLTKGLLELSEKHAFQMRVDPANFKILAQCIQVVIASMFPKDFTPEAHVAFDKFLAAVALALSERYR from the exons ATGAGTTTGACAGAGAAGGACAGGGATGCGGTCAAGGCGCTTTGGGCCAAGGTCGCCAAGTCAGCCGATGCTATTGGGGCGGATGCTCTGGGCAG GATGATCGTCGTTTACCCCCAAACTAAGACCTACTTCGCCCACTGGCCAGAAATTGGCTACGGCTCTGCTCCCGTGAAGAAACACGGCAAGGTCATTATGACAGGAGTCGCTCAGGCCGTGGCCAAGATTGACGACCTGACTAAAGGCTTGCTGGAACTCAGTGAGAAGCACGCCTTCCAGATGAGGGTGGACCCGGCCAACTTTAAG ATCCTGGCGCAATGCATTCAGGTGGTGATCGCCTCCATGTTCCCCAAAGACTTCACCCCAGAGGCCCATGTGGCCTTCGACAAATTCCTGGCCGCCGTGGCTCTGGCTCTGTCCGAGAGATACCGCTGA
- the hbbe2 gene encoding hemoglobin beta embryonic-2: protein MVAWSEQERSIITSIFSSLDYDDVGPKALCRCLIVYPWTQRYFGGFGNLYNAEAIKTNPNIAAHGIKVLHGLDRAVKNMDDIKGTYAELSVLHSEKLHVDPDNFKLLADCLTIVIAAKMGAGFSPQIQATFQKFLAVVVSALGRQYH from the exons ATGGTTGCCTGGTCTGAACAAGAGCGCAGCATCATCACCAGCATCTTCTCCAGCCTGGACTATGATGATGTAGGCCCCAAGGCTCTCTGCAG GTGTCTGATCGTTTACCCCTGGACTCAGAGGTATTTCGGCGGCTTCGGAAACCTCTACAATGCTGAGGCCATCAAGACCAACCCCAACATCGCGGCCCACGGAATCAAGGTGCTGCACGGTCTGGACCGCGCTGTGAAGAACATGGACGACATCAAGGGCACCTACGCCGAGCTCAGCGTCCTGCACTCCGAGAAGCTGCACGTGGACCCCGACAACTTCAAG CTGTTGGCTGACTGCCTGACCATCGTCATTGCCGCTAAGATGGGCGCTGGATTCAGCCCACAGATTCAGGCTACCTTCCAAAAGTTCCTGGCAGTGGTGGTGTCCGCTCTGGGAAGGCAGTACCACTAA
- the LOC142374300 gene encoding aquaporin-8-like, with protein MSEADTKTEVLSVTEMGGLADSRESGSKKEKRCVFELYVQPCLAELFGTGLFVFVGCASVIGNAGAGGLIQPAVAHELALGVLITVFGQISGGHFNPAVSLSVYLCGGMELLLLLPYVLAQTAGGMVGAGLTKVMYPSNVYASSLGGAFDAVTIDVGKTTFAEVMMTLILTTVVCMGAVNSQTRTARAPFCIGLTVTANIFAGLLLGDQKTRVVLK; from the exons ATGTCAGAGGCAGACACTAAGACGGAGGTGCTCAGTGTGACCGAGATGGGAGGGCTGGCAGACAGCCGAGAAAGTGGCAGCAAGAAGGAGAAGAGATGCGTGTTCGAGCTTTACGTGCAGCCTTGCCTGGCTGAGCTGTTTGGGACGGGCCTGTTTGTGTTCGTTGGGTGCGCGTCTGTCATTGGGAACGCTGGAGCAGGCGGTCTCATCCAACCCGCTGTAGCACACGAACTGGCCCTCGGAGTCCTGATCACGGTGTTCGGACAAATTAG TGGGGGGCACTTTAACCCCGCGGTGTCTCTGAGCGTTTACCTGTGCGGAGGGATGgagctgcttctgctgctgcctTACGTCCTGGCTCAGACGGCTGGGGGGATGGTTGGTGCTGGTTTGACCAAA GTAATGTACCCCTCTAATGTGTATGCTAGCTCTCTTGGAGGAGCCTTCGACGCAGTCACCATTGATGTTGGTAAAACAACCTTCGCAGAAGTGATGATGACCCTTATCCTCACCACTGTGGTGTGCATGGGGGCCGTCAACAGCCAAACCAGAACGGCGAGGGCTCCTTTCTGCATTGGCCTCACTGTCACGGCCAACATTTTTGCTGG GTTGTTGCTTGGTGACCAGAAGACTCGAGTGGTGCTTAAATGA